One window of Epinephelus fuscoguttatus linkage group LG9, E.fuscoguttatus.final_Chr_v1 genomic DNA carries:
- the LOC125895039 gene encoding soluble guanylate cyclase 88E-like produces MYGLLCESLHDFIKESYGDDVWKLVRERADVRLHSFVTHQVYSESVIPRIAKAASGVTGTPYNELMNSWGVYFLGFVGKYGYDRILKVLGRHVRDFVNGLDNLHEYLRFSYPKVQPPTFFCQEESATGVTLHYRSKRKGYLHYAMGQLRQMGKQFYDTDIHVEVLSEQMVGDYSHVTMRLNFDNSAYRYIMKEDEEEQEILPITSDFFFEVFPFNIVFRQDMVVHNVGSGLATVFPDLDGKKINDAFLLARPLVEFTWNMIISHPNNLFEIMSKEPVKRERNLHNRVQNSDYENANRSADVDVELMAFQSIIGDDYKDGNSANAMESWGDGSRCLKLKGQMRYMPEWESIIFLGTPVMESLSAMFKTGLYINDLSMHDSSRDLVLAGTQQSEELKRALIQEQKKSSKLEESMKMLDYEMKKTDDLLYRMIPKPVAKRLRKGEPAVNTCEVFPDVTILFSDVVGFTRICSHITPMQVVSMLNTMYTLFDTLSEKHRVFKVETIGDAYMVVAGAPEKTKYHAHNICDMALDMVRSIDHLKDPSNGNNIQIRVGIHSGMVVAGVVGHKMPRYGLHGDTVHTASAMESNGKEMHIQLSSATYEHLKGSHFIFERRGTITIKGNVEIETYWLKGKRDKDGNAQAACPQFETQTISKAISKANISGPEAPGDEEGLVFPLVAGEDEDDVKSIRSHRIKMEISGHSLEESMEECRMEEMSVNKSHLKDALQDGLQDPHLELDSPVSDGRDSIMDSRASSCDSRCSKSATCSVS; encoded by the exons ATGTACGGGCTGCTGTGTGAGAGTCTTCATGACTTCATCAAGGAGTCGTACGGAGACGATGTGTGGAAGCTGGTCAGAGAAAGAGCTGATGTCAGGTTGCACTCTTTTGTCACCCACCAG gtgtATAGTGAGAGTGTGATTCCTCGGATTGCAAaggcagccagtggagtgaCAGGGACGCCCTACAATGAGCTGATGAACTCCTGGGGTGTCTACTTCCTGGGCTTTGTTGGAAAGTACGGCTATGACAGGATCCTCAAG GTGCTGGGCCGTCATGTACGTGACTTTGTCAACGGCCTTGATAACCTCCATGAGTACCTGCGCTTCAGCTACCCCAAGGTGCAGCCTCCAACCTTCTTCTGCCAGGAGGAGTCAGCCACTGGAGTCACCCTGCACTACAG GAGTAAGCGCAAAGGCTATCTGCATTACGCCATGGGTCAGCTCAGGCAGATGGGGAAACAGTTCTACGACACCGACATCCATGTGGAGGTGCTGTCTGAGCAGATGGTCGGAGACTACTCCCATGTCACCatgag gcTGAACTTTGACAACTCAGCCTACCGCTACATCAtgaaggaggatgaggaggagcaggagattCTGCCCATCACCTCAGACTTCTTCTTTGAGGTCTTCCCCTTTAACATCGTCTTCAGACAG GACATGGTAGTGCATAATGTTGGCTCAGGCCTGGCTACTGTCTTCCCTGATCTGGATGGGAAGAAGATCAATGATGCCTTTTTGCTGGCTCGCCCCCTAGTGGAGTTCACCTGGAACATG ATCATCTCCCACCCCAACAACCTGTTTGAGATCATGTCCAAGGAGCCtgtgaagagagagaggaacCTTCACAACCGAGTCCAGA ATTCAGACTATGAAAATGCCAATCGCTCTGCTGACGTAGACGTGGAGCTCATGGCTTTCCAGTCCATCATTGGAGATGATTACAAAG ACGGTAACAGTGCTAATGCGATGGAGAGCTGGGGCGATGGGAGCCGCTGCCTGAAACTAAAAGGACAAATGAGATACATGCCAGAGTGGGAGTCTATCATCTTTCTGGGAACCCCTGT gatggAGAGTCTCAGTGCCATGTTTAAGACTGGCCTATACATCAACGACCTGAGCATGCACGACTCCAGCAGAGACCTGGTGCTGGCGGGCACACAGCAGTCAGAGGAGCTGAAGAGAGCTCTCATACAG GAGCAGAAGAAGTCCAGTAAGCTGGAGGAGAGCATGAAGATGTTGGACTATGAGATGAAGAAGACCGATGACCTCCTGTACAGGATGATTCCCAAGCCGGTGGCTAAAAGGCTGCGCAAAGGAGAGCCAGCTGTGAACACTTGTGAG GTGTTCCCAGATGTGACCATTCTCTTCAGCGATGTCGTGGGATTTACTCGCATTTGCAGCCACATCACTCCAATGCAGGTGGTCTCCATGCTCAACACTATGTACACGCTGTTTGACACGCTCAGCGAGAAGCACCGCGTCTTCAAG GTGGAGACGATTGGAGACGCCTACATGGTGGTAGCCGGGGCTCCGGAGAAGACAAAGTATCACGCTCACAACATCTGCGACATGGCCCTGGACATGGTGCGCTCCATTGATCACCTTAAGGACCCCTCGAATGGCAACAACATACAGATTCGTGTTG GGATCCACTCTGGGATGGTGGTGGCAGGTGTGGTGGGACACAAGATGCCACGTTACGGTCTGCATGGTGACACGGTCCACACTGCGTCTGCCATGGAGAGCAACGGAAAG GAGATGCACATTCAGCTAAGCAGCGCCACCTACGAGCACCTGAAAGGAAGTCATTTTATTTTCGAAAGGAGGGGCACCATTACCATCAAG GGGAATGTTGAAATTGAGACCTACTGGCTGAAAGGAAAGAGGGACAAAGATGGGAACGCTCAGGCGGCGTGTCCTCAATTTGAGACTCAGACCATCAGCAAGGCCATCAGCAAGGCCAATATCTCAGGCCCTGAGGCCCCAGGAGATGAGGAGGGCCTG GTGTTCCCGCTGGTGGCGGGAGAGGACGAGGATGATGTCAAGTCTATTCGCTCTCATCGTATCAAGATGGAGATTTCAGGTCATTCTCTGGAGGAGTCGATGGAGGAGTGCCGGATGGAGGAGATGTCTGTTAATAAG TCCCACTTAAAGGATGCTTTGCAGGACGGCCTTCAGGACCCTCACCTGGAACTGGACTCACCTGTGTCTGACGGCAGAGACTCCATCATGGACTCCCGTGCCAGCTCCTGCGACTCCCGCTGCTCCAAGAGTGCCACGTGCTCCGTGTCATGA
- the arl3l1 gene encoding ADP ribosylation factor like GTPase 3, like 1, producing the protein MGEAQKGLLSVIEKLKGSTEQEVRIVLLGLDNAGKTTLLKSLASEDVNTITPTQGFNIKSVASHGMKLNVWDIGGQRKIRPFWKKYLENTDLLIYVIDSADKKRFEETGLELSELIDEENLKGVPVLIFANKQDLATASPASEIAEGLNLHTYRDREWQIQACSAVSGEGVQDGMNWICNNIVNKKK; encoded by the exons ATGGGAGAAGCTCAAAAG GGCTTACTCTCTGTCATTGAGAAACTGAAGGGATCCACAGAGCAGGAGGTCAGGATAGTGCTTCTGGGGCTGGACAACGCTGGCAAGACCACCCTGCTGAAGAGCCTCGCCTCTGAAGATGTGAACACCATCACACCGACGCAG GGCTTCAACATAAAGAGTGTTGCCTCTCATGGCATGAAACTCAACGTCTGGGACATTGGAGGACAGAGGAAGATCAGGCCCTTCTGGAAAAAGTACCTGGAAAACACAGACCTGTTG ATTTATGTTATTGACAGCGCGGACAAGAAGCGGTTTGAGGAGACGGGGCTG GAGCTGTCCGAGCTGATTGATGAGGAGAATCTAAAGGGCGTTCCAGTGCTCATCTTTGCCAATAAGCAGGATCTGGCCACAGCGTCACCGGCCAGTGAGATCGCCGAGGGACTCAACCTTCATACGTACAGGGACCGTGAGTGGCAGATTCAGGCCTGCTCAGCCGTGTCTGGAGAGGGAGTTCAG GATGGCATGAACTGGATTTGCAACAACATTGTGAATAAGAAGAAGTGA
- the LOC125894426 gene encoding myozenin-2-like isoform X2: MMMQSGLDDMTKQRMLQAKALSKGARGGGLNLGKKISVPKDVMMEELNLPSNRGSRMFQERQKRVEKFTLEDAANGPVYKTNTVHAEAIPPPQAIPELQGGKENQTFSIPGKHSLVMNLQKTVAKKGSPDVLAPGYSGPLKDIPHEKFNTTVIPKSFSSPWREALGDNTELLNTIYTQLPQLPQGLQPANYRCFNRSAMPFGGAMASRRVIPVIGFEAVESQNLPGIALERMCRRPNFNRAPRGWGIDHCPESNEL, from the exons atgatgatgcagtcaggcCTGGATGACATGACCAAGCAGAGGATGTTGCAGGCTAAGGCTCTGTCTAAGGGGGCCAGGGGAG GGGGTCTGAACCTTGGGAAGAAGATCAGCGTTCCAAAGGACGTGATGATGGAGGAGCTCAACCTCCCGTCTAATCGGGGCTCTCGCATGtttcaggagagacagaagagggTGGAGAAGTTCACACTGGAGGATGCTGCGAATGGTCCTGTTTACAAAACCAACACT GTCCATGCAGAAGCCATTCCTCCCCCACAGGCCATCCCAGAGCTGCAGGGAGGAAAAGAGAACCAGACTTTCTCCATCCCTGGTAAGCATAGCCTGGTCATGAACCTTCAGAAGACTGTAGCAAAGAAGGGCAGTCCTGATGTCCTCGCTCCAG GATATTCTGGTCCTCTCAAAGATATTCCTCATGAGAAGTTCAACACAACAGTAATCCCCAAATCCTTCAGTTCCCCATGGAGAGAGGCTTTGGGAGACAACACAGAGCTCCTGAACACCATCTATACCCAGCTGCCCCAGCTCCCACAAGGGCTACAACCAGCCAACTACAGGTGCTTCAACAG ATCCGCCATGCCATTCGGAGGAGCTATGGCAAGCAGGAGGGTCATCCCAGTGATTGGCTTTGAGGCGGTGGAATCCCAGAACCTGCCGGGCATCGCTCTGGAGCGCATGTGTCGACGGCCCAACTTCAACAGAGCACCCAGGGGATGGGGAATTGATCACTGCCCTGAATCTAATGAACTATGA
- the LOC125894426 gene encoding myozenin-2-like isoform X1, with protein MSFIQTVPSLLRRVRVERESIPAPVRDKPHDHPDQLQHPTYRQAGDTEIMARLLRISHRPYCEQFHEGTIFFLPNYTCQPDHRAEGDVHRLMDERLVTMRDRKIMMMQSGLDDMTKQRMLQAKALSKGARGGGLNLGKKISVPKDVMMEELNLPSNRGSRMFQERQKRVEKFTLEDAANGPVYKTNTVHAEAIPPPQAIPELQGGKENQTFSIPGKHSLVMNLQKTVAKKGSPDVLAPGYSGPLKDIPHEKFNTTVIPKSFSSPWREALGDNTELLNTIYTQLPQLPQGLQPANYRCFNRSAMPFGGAMASRRVIPVIGFEAVESQNLPGIALERMCRRPNFNRAPRGWGIDHCPESNEL; from the exons ATGAGTTTTATACAGACTGTTCCTTCTTTGCTGAGGAGAGTCCGAGTGGAGCGTGAAAGCATCCCAGCTCCAGTACGGGACAAACCACACGACCATCCAGACCAGCTCCAGCACCCGACATACAGGCAGGCAGGAGACACAG aaatcatggccCGGTTACTCAGGATAAgccacagaccttattgtgagcagtttcatgaagggactattttctttcttccgaactacacctgccaaccagatcaccgtgcagaaggagaCGTGCATcgactcatggacgagaggcttgtgacaATGCGAGAT AGGAAGATaatgatgatgcagtcaggcCTGGATGACATGACCAAGCAGAGGATGTTGCAGGCTAAGGCTCTGTCTAAGGGGGCCAGGGGAG GGGGTCTGAACCTTGGGAAGAAGATCAGCGTTCCAAAGGACGTGATGATGGAGGAGCTCAACCTCCCGTCTAATCGGGGCTCTCGCATGtttcaggagagacagaagagggTGGAGAAGTTCACACTGGAGGATGCTGCGAATGGTCCTGTTTACAAAACCAACACT GTCCATGCAGAAGCCATTCCTCCCCCACAGGCCATCCCAGAGCTGCAGGGAGGAAAAGAGAACCAGACTTTCTCCATCCCTGGTAAGCATAGCCTGGTCATGAACCTTCAGAAGACTGTAGCAAAGAAGGGCAGTCCTGATGTCCTCGCTCCAG GATATTCTGGTCCTCTCAAAGATATTCCTCATGAGAAGTTCAACACAACAGTAATCCCCAAATCCTTCAGTTCCCCATGGAGAGAGGCTTTGGGAGACAACACAGAGCTCCTGAACACCATCTATACCCAGCTGCCCCAGCTCCCACAAGGGCTACAACCAGCCAACTACAGGTGCTTCAACAG ATCCGCCATGCCATTCGGAGGAGCTATGGCAAGCAGGAGGGTCATCCCAGTGATTGGCTTTGAGGCGGTGGAATCCCAGAACCTGCCGGGCATCGCTCTGGAGCGCATGTGTCGACGGCCCAACTTCAACAGAGCACCCAGGGGATGGGGAATTGATCACTGCCCTGAATCTAATGAACTATGA
- the rbm22 gene encoding pre-mRNA-splicing factor RBM22: protein MATSLGSNTYNRQNWEDADFPILCQTCLGENPYIRMTKEKYGKECKICARPFTVFRWCPGTRMRFKKTEVCQTCSKMKNVCQTCLLDLEYGLPIQVRDTGLSVKDDVPKSDVNKEYYTQNMEREIANSDGTRPVGQLGKAPSSSDMLLKLARTTPYYKRNRPHICSFWVKGECKRGEECPYRHEKPTDPDDPLADQNIKDRYYGINDPVADKLLKRASTMPRLDPPDDKSITTLYIGGLGDTVTDGDLKSHFYQFGEIRTITIVQRQQCAFIQFATRQSAEMAAEKSFNKLIINGRRLTVKWGRSQAARGKEGIKDGVSEMGTRLDPVPGLPGALPPPPALDEETPANYFNLDPSTSPAIMNIALPPPPGINPPPPGFGPPMFHPMGPMAPPIPPPMSMRPPGQIHYPSQDPQRMGAHAAHGSRHGD from the exons ATGGCGACATCCCTAGGATCCAACACCTACAATAGACAGAACTGGGAAGACGCG GATTTTCCAATTCTGTGTCAGACATGTTTAGGAGAAAACCCTTACATCCGTATG ACAAAGGAGAAATATGGGAAAGAATGCAAG ATCTGTGCTCGTCCCTTCACTGTGTTCCGGTGGTGTCCAGGGACACGAATGCGTTTCAAGAAAACTGAAGTCTGTCAGACTTGCAGTAAAATGAAGAATGTTTGTCAGACGTGTCTGCTGGACCTGGAGTATG GTTTGCCTATCCAGGTCAGAGACACAGGGCTGTCAGTGAAAGATGATGTTCCCAAGTCAGATGTGAACAAAGAGTACTACACACAGAACATGGAGAGAGAG ATAGCCAATTCTGATGGTACTCGGCCAGTGGGCCAGCTAGGAAAAGCACCCAGCTCTAGTGATATGTTGCTGAAACTTGCCCGGACCACTCCATACTACAAGAGGAACCGGCCGCACATCTGCTCCTTCTGGGTGAAGGGAGAGTGTAAAAGAGGGGAGGAGTGTCCCTATAG GCACGAGAAGCCAACAGATCCTGATGACCCTCTAGCCGACCAGAATATTAAGGACCGTTACTACGGCATTAATGACCCAGTAGCTGACAAGCTGCTGAAACGGGCCTCAACTATGCCCCGACTGGACCCACCAGACGACAAGTCTATCACCACCCTCTACATAGGGGGTTTGGGAGATACTGTCACTGATGGAGATCTCAA GAGTCACTTTTACCAATTTGGCGAGATTCGCACCATTACCATAGTACAGAGGCAGCAGTGTGCCTTCATCCAGTTTGCCACTCGGCAGTCAGCTGAAATGGCTGCTGAGAAGTCTTTCAACAAACTCATCATTAATGGACGGAGGCTCACTGTCAAATGGGGAAG gTCTCAGGCAGCAAGAGGGAAGGAAGGCATCAAAGATGGTGTCAGTGAGATGGGCACCAGACTTGATCCTGTACCTGGACTGCCTGGAG CTCTTCCTCCACCACCAGCTTTGGATGAAGAAACTCCTGCAAATTACTTCAACCTGGATCCCAGCACCTCTCCTGCGATCATGAACATTGCTCTGCCCCCACCTCCAGGCATCAACCCGCCTCCTCCAG GTTTTGGTCCTCCGATGTTTCACCCCATGGGTCCCATGGCTCCACCTATCCCCCCTCCAATGAGCATGAGACCTCCTGGTCAAATCCACTACCCCTCCCAGGATCCTCAGCGCATGGGTGCGCATGCTGCACATGGCTCGCGTCATGGTGATTAG